GCAGCTCCTGCTCGTCGGCGCCGCCGTCACGGCGCGCGCCGGGTTCGCGGCGGCCGCCCAGTGGGCGCAGGCCCGGCTGCGGCCGCAGGTGCAGCGGCTCGTCGAGCAGCGCCTGTACGAGCTGACCACCGCGCTCGACCTCACCGCGTTCGACGACGCCGCGTTCCAGGACGACCTGCACCGCGCCAAGACGCGGGGCGTCGACTCGGCCCCGTCCATGGTCGACAACGCCGTCGACCTGTTCACCGCCGCCGTCGGCGTCGTCGCGGCCGCGGGCGCGCTCGGCGTCCTGCACCCGGTGCTGCTCCCGCTGCTGCTGCTGACCGCGTTCCCCGAAGGATGGGCGGCCGTCCGCGCCGCCCGGATCGGCTACCTGACGCAGCTCGGCCTCGTCGAACGCCGGCGGCGCAGCTGGATCCTCACCGACCTCATGACCGAACGCGTGCACGCCGCCGAGGTCCGCTCCTTCACCGTCCGCGACTTCCTCCTGCACCGCTACGCCGGGCTGGCCGCCGAGATCCGCGACGCCCTCCTGGACCTGGCGCGCCGCCAGACCGTCACGCAGCTCCAGGGCGACGTCCTCAAGGGCGTCGCGACCGCCTGCATGTACACCGCGCTCGGCGTCCTGCTCTGGCGGGGCGTCATGCCGCTCGCCGTCGCGGGCACGGCCGTCCTCGCGATCCGCGCCGGCCAGACGTCCCTGATCAGCCTCGTCTACTCCCTCAACCGCTGCTACGAGGACGGCCTGTACTTCGGCGACTACGTCGCCTACTGCGAGACCGCCGAACGGCGCGTCCGCGCCCCCGAGCCCGTCCCCGAACCCGCGGTCGCGCCCGTCCTCGAGGACTTCCGGGAGATCATCGCCGAGGACGTCACGTTCACCTATCCCGACGCCGACGCACCGTCCCTCGACAAGGTGTCCGTCCGGCTCCGCCGCGGCGAGATCGTCGCCCTCGTCGGCGAGAACGGCTCCGGGAAAACGACCCTCGCGAAGATCCTCGCGGGACTGTACGGCCCGCAGGACGGGGTCGTCCGCTGGGACGACGTCCGCGCCGACGAACTGCACCCCGACGTCCTGCGCCGCGCCATCGCCGTCATCGCGCAGGACCACACGCACTGGCCGATGACCGCCGCCGACAACATCACGATGGGCGACGACCTCGCCGCCCCGGGCGTCCGCGAGTCCGTCGGCCGCGCCACCGCCGCGTCCGGCGCCGACGAGGTCGTCGCCGCCCTCCCGCACGGCCTCGACACCCTCCTCGACCGGCGTTTCGCCGACGGGCACGAACTGTCCGGCGGCCAGTGGCAGCGGCTCGCGGCCGCCCGCGGCTTCTACCGCGACGCGCCCCTGCTGATCTGCGACGAGCCCACCGCCGCACTGGACGCGCGCGCCGAACACCACCTCTTCGAGCAGATCCGCGAGCACGCCGCCCGCGACGGACGCACCGTCCTGCTGATCACCCACCGGCTCGCGAGCGTCCGGCACGCCGACCGGATCTACGTCCTCGACGAGGGCCGCGTCATCGCGCACGGCACCCACCGCGAGCTCATGGCGGAGAAGGGGCTCTACGCCGAGCTGTACGACCTCCAGGCGTCCGCCTACCGGTTCGACCTCGTCCACGACGACGCCCGAAGGCGCGCCTGACACTATCGGTGGCCGACCTCCTCCAGGCGGAGGGAGTGCCATGGCAGCACGGAAAAGCCGGGGCCCGTACGCGAAGTCGGCGGCCGTCCGCGACCCCCGCGCGGACCCGCTCGGCGCGCTGCGCGGCATGCTCGCGGTCGTCCTCGACAACGCGCCGCACCCGGGGCCGCTCGAACTGCACTGCGTCATGTCGGGGGAGGCCGCCTCGGCGCGGCACCCCGCGCACGGCTACTACGCCGACCGCTACCGCGAGCTCCGCCGGTTCTTCGCCCTCGCCTTCACCGCCCGGACGGGCGCGTCCACGAGCAGCCCGCGAACGGGACCTGACGGGACGATCCCCGCACCGGAAACCGTCCGGTGCGGGGATACGCCCAGGCGAGAGCGGGTACACAGCCCACTCGTCCACCAGAGAAGCGCCATGACCACACCCACACGACCACGGCTCGCGGTGTCCAGTTGCCTGCTGGGCGCGCCCGTCCGCTACAACGGCGCCCACAGCCGCGACCGGTTCCTCACCGGGCAGTTGTCCAGGCACGTCGACTGGGTGCCCGTCTGCCCCGAGATGGAGATCGGGCTCGGCGCGCCGCGCCCCACCATGCGCCTGCACACCGACGGGCGGATCCGCACCAAGGAGGGCACCGACCACACCGACGCCATGACCGCCCTCGCCGACCACCGCATCCCCGACCTCGACACCCTCGACGGCTACGTCTTCAAGGCCCGCTCACCCAGCTGCGGGCTGGGGAAGCTGCCCCGCTACGCCTCCGGGCCGGACGAGCGCGCCGACGGCCAGCCCGTCGACCGCGACGGCCGGGGCGTGTTCGCGGCCCGCGTCCGCGCCGCGCTCCCCGACCTTCCCCTCGAAGAGGACGGACGGCTCAACGACCCCGTCCTCCGCGAACACTTCGTCGAGCGCGTGTTCGCCCACGCGCGCCTCCGCGAGTTCTTCGCCGGCGACTGGCGCCCCCGCGACCTGATCGACTTCCACGGCCGCCACAAGATGCAGCTCCTCGCCCACGACCCCGAGGGCTACCGCGCGACCGGCCGCATCGTCGCCCGCGCCGGAGACCGTTCCCCCCTCGACATCGAGGCGGACTACCGCCGCGCGTTCAACGCCGCGCTCGCCGTCCGCGCCGGGCGCGGCCGCCACACGAACGCGCTCCAGCACATCCTCGGTTTCCTCGCCGACCACCTCGACCCGACCCGCCGCCACGACGTCCTGACCGCGATCGAGTCCTACCGGAACGGCACCGCACCCCTCAGCGTCCCGATCGCCCTGCTGCGCCACCACGCCGAAGGCGAGCGGATCGACTACGTCGCGAACCAGACCTACCTGGCCCCCTTCCCCGAAGACCTGGTCCTGCGCCACCACCTGTGAGCGCGCACGTTCATGTCCCGCGTCCACGGGCACCGGGAAAGACCATGAACGCAACGATCGAAGCCGCGCTGTGGGGGTTCGTCTCGGGAGCGGCGCTCCTGCTGGGCGCACTCGTCGGATACGGCGTCCGGGTGCCGCGGTGGTGCATCGCCTCGATCATGGCCTTCGGCGCCGGCGTGCTGATGTCGGCGGTGTCGTTCGAGCTGATGGCCGAGTCCTACGACCAGGGCGGGCTGGCCCCCGCCGCGATCGGGGCCGCCGCGGGCGCCGCCGCGTACACGGCGGGCAACGCGCTCCTGTCCCGCCGCGGCGCCCGGCACCGCAAGCGGTCCGGGCCGGGCCAGCCGTCGGAGGACCAGGTGGCCGGGTCCGGCACCGCACTGGCGCTCGGCGCCCTCCTGGACGGCGTCCCGGAGTCGGCCGTCATCGGGGTCAGCCTCCTGGACGGCGGCGCGGTCAGCATGGTAACGGTCGCGGCCGTCTTCATCAGCAACCTCCCCGAGGGCCTGTCCAGCTCCGCCGGAATGCGGCGGGCGGGACGCGGCAAACGCTACGTCTTCGGGGTGTGGGGGGCGATCGCGGCCGCGAGCACCGTGTCGGCCGTCCTCGGCTACACCGTCGTCGGAGGCTTCCCCGACAGCGTGATCGCCGCCGTGACGGCCGTCGCCGCCGGGGCGATCCTCGCGATGATCACCGACACGATGATCCCCGAGGCGGTCGAGAAGGCCCACCTGGCGATCGGGCTGGTCCTGGTGAGCGGCTTCCTCGTCTCGTTCGCCCTCTCCCAGGCCTGACCCGGCATAACGATGAGCACCAGGGGCAGGTCTCCGAGCACCGGCGGTGACCGGCGAAGCCGGCGGTGAACGCCGCGGCCGGCAAAGGGGGGACGGCCATGGAAGTCATCGGCGTGGGCATGGGCCGCACGGGAACACTGTCGCTCAAATCGGCCCTCGAGCAGCTGGGCTTCGGCCCGTGCTATCACATGGTCGAAGTCGAGAGGGAACCCGAACGAGGTTTCGCCTGGCTGGACGCCGCCCAAGGCGAGCCCGTCGACTGGGACGAGATATTCCGCGGCTACCGCGCCACGGTCGATTTCCCGGGACGCTCATTCTGGCGCGAACTGACGTCCCACTATCCCCGGGCGAAGGTGCTGCTGAGCATCCGCGACCCGAAACAATGGTGCGACAGCGCCATGACCACCATCTACAACCCCGCCAACGCCCCCGAACCCGGCCCCATCCACCAGGTGTGCGGCCTGCGCTTCCAGCACGACTTCGGCTGCGACCCTCAAGACGCCGACCGGCTGATCGCCGCGTTCCGCGCGCACACCGCAGCCGTCCAGAAAGCCATTCCCCCCGACCGCCTCTTGACCTACGAGGTGAAGCAAGGCTGGCGGCCGCTCTGCGATTTCCTCGGCGTCCCGATCCCCGACGAGCCCTTCCCTCGTCTCAACGACCGACTCACCTACCCGCCCCCGGGCTCCGCGGGCTTCCCCGCGTCGACACCTTAGGCTTCGAGCCCGGTCAGCAAACGCGCGACATCCAGCCCGGTGGTCAAGTAGTCGACGAACAGGGAATTGTTCAACGCCCACTTCGACCGGCGGAACCGGACCAGGAAGATCGCGTCCTCGACGCTGTAGCCGAGGTGAACGAGGGCCTGCGCGACGACGAGGCCAGACCGGTTGTAACCAGAGTGGCAGCGGACGAGTACCCGGCGGCCGTTCCCGACTACGGGCCGCATGGGCCGTGGCCGTGGGCCGTTTCCGGTGGGGCGGGGGATCTTGCCGGGGTTCGGAGTGACGTGCGACACTCGAGTTCATCGATCTGGTCAATCGATTGACCAACCGGAGGAGGACGGCTTGAGGAAGCTGAGAACGTGAGGCGCGGCTGGCGGGGTGCGGTCGCGGTGCTCGCGACCGGAGCGCTCCTGGGGACGGGCACCGCCGCGTCCGCCGCCGGGCCCGGGGCCCGCGAGACGACGGCGTGGCGGAACGGAGAACTGCGGGTCGACACGGCCGGGGTCGTGTCGCGGTCGGACTTCGTGCTGAAGAGCCCGGCGTGGCGGCCGTACCAGAGCATGCCGGTCGGAAACGGGACCCTCGGCGCGGCCCTGTGGGCGGAGGACGGGTTCACCGCGCAGTTCAACCGCGCCGACACCTTCCCGGACCTGAAGTCGGCCGGGCAGCTGACCGTCCCCGGCCTGCAGCCGCTGATGCGGGCGCGGGACTACCGGGGACGGCTGCGGCTGCACGAGGGCGACCTCGTCCAGCAGGGCGGCGGGATGTCCGCGCGCGGGTACGTGCGGGCCGACCGCGACCAGTTCGTCCTGGAGGTGACCGGCGCCGACCCGGACCGGGTGCAGACCGCCGACCTGCGGCTGTGGGACGGACGGTCGCCGACGGCACACGCGCGCGGCGCCGTCGCGGCGCTCGCGGAAACGTTCGAGGACGAGGCGTCGGGCAGCCTCACCGGCGCCGTCGCCGCGCTGACCGCAGACGGACGGGACGTCACCGCGAAGATCGTCGACGACAAGACGGTGCGGCTCACGTTCAAGCCGCGCCGGGACGGCACCTTCCGCATCGTCACCGGCGTCCCCGCCCACACCGGCGGCGACCTCGGCGAGGCGGCCGCGAAGGCGCTGCGCGGGGCCTCGGACGGCGACCGCGCGCACCGGGCCTGGTGGCACCGGTTCTGGGACGGCGCGGCGCCCATGCGGATCACGTCCCGGGACGGCGTCGGCGAGTACATGGAGCAGCTGCGCGCGCAGCAGCTCTACATGACCGCCGCGACGATGCGCTCGGCGGTGCCCAGCAGCCACGGCGGCGTCATCAACATGTTCTCGCCGTGGCGCGACGAGGTGCACTGGTCGGCCGACCACTGGTGGCACTTCAACCTGCGGCAGCCCGTCTACACCAACTTCGGCGCGGACACCGAGGAGTTCAACGAGCCGTACTTCCGGCTCTACCTCGACCGGCTGGAGGAGATGCGCGACTGGACGCGGACCCACTGGAAGGACGCCGAGGGCGTCTGCGTTGCCGAGTTCCTGCGGTACGACGGGACGGCCGAGGCGTGCGACGGCGAGCGGCCGCCGGACTGGCTGAACCGCATCGTCACGACCGGCCCCGAGGTCGTCCACAACCTGTGGCTCCAGTACCGCTACACCGGGGACCGCGAGATCCTGGACGAGGCGTACCCGCTGATGCGGGACGTGGCGCGCTTCTACCTGTCGATCCTCGAGGAGGGCGACGACGGGAAGCTGCACCTCCACAACGTCAACGCCATGGAGACGCAGTGGGACGCCACCGACCCGGCGCCCGACCTCGCCGCCATGCGGGTGATCTTCCCGATGATCGCGACGCAGGCGGACCGGCGGGGCGACCGCGGGCTGGCGCGCGAGCTGCGCGCGGCGCTGCCGAAGATCCCGGACTTCCGGACCGTCACCCGCAACGGTGAGCGGGTGATCGCCTGGTCGGCCACGGACGAGGAGGCGCACAACACCCAGAACCCCGACACCGAGCCCCTGTTCCCCTGGGGTCTCTACGGTCGTGACTCCGAGCTCATGCAGTCGACGTTCCGTAACCGGGTGTTCGTGAACACGCGGGAGTGGGCGGAGGACGCGCTGCTCGCCGCCCGGCTCGGCCTGAGCGGCGAGATGCGGAGCCTGCTCGTCCAGGGCACCGAGGACTTCCAGATCTTCCCGAACGGGTTCGGCTCGCACAGCGTCGACGACGACCCGACCGAGATGACGAACTACTACAACGGCTGGAACGCCGTGGTCGGGTCGTCGCTGCAGGAGTCGCTCGTCCAGTCGTACGAGGGCGTCGTGCGGGTCGCGTCCGCGTGGCCGAAGGGCTGGGACGTCGCCGGGTCCGTGCAGGTCGAGGGCGGGCACCGGGTGAGCACGCAGGTGCGCGACGGTGCGCCGAACCTCGTCGGCGTCGAGGCCGGAAGCGACGGCACGCTGGCGATCGCCAACCCGTGGCCGGGGCACCGGGTGCGGGTCGTCGACGGCGACACCGGGCGCGGCCGTCCGGTCGTGCGGCCGACCGGCGACGAGGTGATCCGGTTCCGGGTCGAGGACGGACGGTCCTACGTGCTCGAACGCGCCGACCGCCCGTACTCCTCGTTCCGCTTCGACGGCGTCGACGGGAAGCCGGCGACGGACGTCCGGCGGCTCGGCGACCGCACGCTCGGCGTGGAGTGACCCCGCGATAGCCGCGCGAAACGGCCGCGGCGCCCGATCCGGGTGCCGCGGCCGTCTTCGTGCGTCAGCGTCGCGGTCCGGCGGTGGACTGCCGGACGACCAGTTCGATCGGCTCCCGCACGACCTCCTCGACCGGATGGTCGGCGGGCACCGACAGCAGGAGCTTGGTGGCGCGGGCGCCGAG
The nucleotide sequence above comes from Actinomadura algeriensis. Encoded proteins:
- a CDS encoding ABC transporter ATP-binding protein encodes the protein MRIWPFRRRARRAAPVLTGPKLDEHPWYAKATELSQTGTLTMARRLPALIGQVMRLAWRAARRDLLVTIVLNVVAGIFTAFGLLATTGVLTALLSSGPTPDRVRAAAPQLLLVGAAVTARAGFAAAAQWAQARLRPQVQRLVEQRLYELTTALDLTAFDDAAFQDDLHRAKTRGVDSAPSMVDNAVDLFTAAVGVVAAAGALGVLHPVLLPLLLLTAFPEGWAAVRAARIGYLTQLGLVERRRRSWILTDLMTERVHAAEVRSFTVRDFLLHRYAGLAAEIRDALLDLARRQTVTQLQGDVLKGVATACMYTALGVLLWRGVMPLAVAGTAVLAIRAGQTSLISLVYSLNRCYEDGLYFGDYVAYCETAERRVRAPEPVPEPAVAPVLEDFREIIAEDVTFTYPDADAPSLDKVSVRLRRGEIVALVGENGSGKTTLAKILAGLYGPQDGVVRWDDVRADELHPDVLRRAIAVIAQDHTHWPMTAADNITMGDDLAAPGVRESVGRATAASGADEVVAALPHGLDTLLDRRFADGHELSGGQWQRLAAARGFYRDAPLLICDEPTAALDARAEHHLFEQIREHAARDGRTVLLITHRLASVRHADRIYVLDEGRVIAHGTHRELMAEKGLYAELYDLQASAYRFDLVHDDARRRA
- a CDS encoding DUF523 and DUF1722 domain-containing protein, coding for MTTPTRPRLAVSSCLLGAPVRYNGAHSRDRFLTGQLSRHVDWVPVCPEMEIGLGAPRPTMRLHTDGRIRTKEGTDHTDAMTALADHRIPDLDTLDGYVFKARSPSCGLGKLPRYASGPDERADGQPVDRDGRGVFAARVRAALPDLPLEEDGRLNDPVLREHFVERVFAHARLREFFAGDWRPRDLIDFHGRHKMQLLAHDPEGYRATGRIVARAGDRSPLDIEADYRRAFNAALAVRAGRGRHTNALQHILGFLADHLDPTRRHDVLTAIESYRNGTAPLSVPIALLRHHAEGERIDYVANQTYLAPFPEDLVLRHHL
- a CDS encoding ZIP family metal transporter produces the protein MNATIEAALWGFVSGAALLLGALVGYGVRVPRWCIASIMAFGAGVLMSAVSFELMAESYDQGGLAPAAIGAAAGAAAYTAGNALLSRRGARHRKRSGPGQPSEDQVAGSGTALALGALLDGVPESAVIGVSLLDGGAVSMVTVAAVFISNLPEGLSSSAGMRRAGRGKRYVFGVWGAIAAASTVSAVLGYTVVGGFPDSVIAAVTAVAAGAILAMITDTMIPEAVEKAHLAIGLVLVSGFLVSFALSQA
- a CDS encoding sulfotransferase family protein — encoded protein: MEVIGVGMGRTGTLSLKSALEQLGFGPCYHMVEVEREPERGFAWLDAAQGEPVDWDEIFRGYRATVDFPGRSFWRELTSHYPRAKVLLSIRDPKQWCDSAMTTIYNPANAPEPGPIHQVCGLRFQHDFGCDPQDADRLIAAFRAHTAAVQKAIPPDRLLTYEVKQGWRPLCDFLGVPIPDEPFPRLNDRLTYPPPGSAGFPASTP
- a CDS encoding protein-tyrosine phosphatase family protein, translating into MRPVVGNGRRVLVRCHSGYNRSGLVVAQALVHLGYSVEDAIFLVRFRRSKWALNNSLFVDYLTTGLDVARLLTGLEA
- a CDS encoding glycosyl hydrolase family 95 catalytic domain-containing protein — its product is MRRGWRGAVAVLATGALLGTGTAASAAGPGARETTAWRNGELRVDTAGVVSRSDFVLKSPAWRPYQSMPVGNGTLGAALWAEDGFTAQFNRADTFPDLKSAGQLTVPGLQPLMRARDYRGRLRLHEGDLVQQGGGMSARGYVRADRDQFVLEVTGADPDRVQTADLRLWDGRSPTAHARGAVAALAETFEDEASGSLTGAVAALTADGRDVTAKIVDDKTVRLTFKPRRDGTFRIVTGVPAHTGGDLGEAAAKALRGASDGDRAHRAWWHRFWDGAAPMRITSRDGVGEYMEQLRAQQLYMTAATMRSAVPSSHGGVINMFSPWRDEVHWSADHWWHFNLRQPVYTNFGADTEEFNEPYFRLYLDRLEEMRDWTRTHWKDAEGVCVAEFLRYDGTAEACDGERPPDWLNRIVTTGPEVVHNLWLQYRYTGDREILDEAYPLMRDVARFYLSILEEGDDGKLHLHNVNAMETQWDATDPAPDLAAMRVIFPMIATQADRRGDRGLARELRAALPKIPDFRTVTRNGERVIAWSATDEEAHNTQNPDTEPLFPWGLYGRDSELMQSTFRNRVFVNTREWAEDALLAARLGLSGEMRSLLVQGTEDFQIFPNGFGSHSVDDDPTEMTNYYNGWNAVVGSSLQESLVQSYEGVVRVASAWPKGWDVAGSVQVEGGHRVSTQVRDGAPNLVGVEAGSDGTLAIANPWPGHRVRVVDGDTGRGRPVVRPTGDEVIRFRVEDGRSYVLERADRPYSSFRFDGVDGKPATDVRRLGDRTLGVE